From one Trifolium pratense cultivar HEN17-A07 linkage group LG1, ARS_RC_1.1, whole genome shotgun sequence genomic stretch:
- the LOC123903128 gene encoding pathogenesis-related protein 1A-like: MTSFSLFCVLGLFLIIGHVALAQDSPTDFVNAHNVARSEVGVPNIVWDDTVAAFAQNYANQRKDCQLIHSSGDHGGYGENIAMSFGDFSGTGAVEMWVDEIGNYDHDSNSCVGGECLHYTQVVWKDTVRVGCAKVRCDNGGTFITCNYDPPGNFEGQSPY; this comes from the coding sequence ATGActtcattttctctattttgtGTCTTGGGCTTATTTCTAATTATTGGTCATGTTGCACTTGCACAAGACTCACCAACAGACTTTGTGAACGCCCACAACGTAGCAAGATCCGAGGTTGGCGTCCCAAATATAGTTTGGGACGACACCGTAGCTGCTTTTGCACAGAACTATGCTAATCAACGTAAGGATTGTCAACTGATCCACTCCAGTGGTGATCATGGCGGTTACGGAGAGAATATTGCTATGAGCTTTGGCGACTTTAGTGGCACGGGTGCTGTGGAGATGTGGGTGGATGAAATAGGCAACTATGATCATGATAGTAACTCATGTGTTGGTGGTGAATGTCTCCATTATACTCAGGTGGTTTGGAAAGATACAGTACGTGTTGGATGTGCCAAAGTGAGATGTGATAATGGTGGAACATTCATTACTTGCAACTATGATCCACCTGGTAACTTTGAAGGCCAAAGCCCATATTAG